The following are encoded in a window of Tessaracoccus flavescens genomic DNA:
- a CDS encoding DoxX family protein, with the protein MEAFLRVVRDIALLIARIVTGVILVAHGWYRWQITGVDLQVVVLEGSGLPAAQGLAIATVIFEMVGGALLVFGLATPLVGLGMAVMNVAIILTTRADGGFYVHEGGWEYNAVLAAIGLLFLAFGSGRAGLDHLFIRPSGGDGELIQEDPRYVRDAA; encoded by the coding sequence GTGGAAGCATTCCTGAGAGTCGTGCGCGACATCGCGCTGCTCATCGCACGGATCGTCACCGGCGTGATCCTCGTGGCCCACGGCTGGTACCGCTGGCAGATCACGGGCGTCGACCTGCAGGTCGTCGTCCTCGAGGGCTCCGGCCTCCCCGCTGCGCAGGGCCTTGCCATCGCCACCGTCATCTTCGAGATGGTCGGCGGCGCGCTGCTCGTCTTCGGCCTCGCGACCCCGCTGGTCGGGCTTGGCATGGCGGTGATGAACGTGGCGATCATCCTCACCACGCGGGCCGACGGCGGCTTCTACGTCCACGAGGGCGGCTGGGAGTACAACGCGGTCCTCGCGGCCATCGGGCTGCTGTTCCTCGCCTTCGGCTCCGGCCGGGCAGGCCTCGATCACCTCTTCATCCGCCCCTCGGGAGGAGACGGCGAGCTGATCCAGGAGGATCCGCGCTACGTGCGCGACGCGGCCTGA
- a CDS encoding response regulator transcription factor, which yields MAITEPLSRPDGTPIRILTVDDEPSLIELLSMAMRYEGWDVHTAASGSEAVKVAREVRPDALVLDMMLPDFDGLEVMRRIRTEQPDVPVIFLTAKDGVSDRINGLTAGGDDYVTKPFSLEEVIARLRGLLRRSGATTVRPDTQIVVGDLILDEDSHEVTRAGEPIHLTATEFELLRFLMRNPKRVLSKAQILDRVWNYDFGGQANVVELYISYLRKKIDANREPMIHTMRGAGYVLRPAAA from the coding sequence ATGGCCATCACGGAACCCCTCTCCCGCCCCGACGGCACGCCGATCCGCATCCTCACCGTCGACGACGAGCCCAGCCTGATCGAGCTGCTCTCCATGGCGATGCGCTACGAGGGCTGGGACGTGCACACGGCCGCCTCCGGGAGCGAGGCGGTGAAGGTCGCGCGCGAGGTCCGTCCGGACGCGCTGGTGCTCGACATGATGCTTCCCGACTTCGACGGCCTCGAGGTCATGCGCCGGATCCGCACGGAGCAGCCCGACGTGCCCGTGATCTTCCTCACCGCGAAGGACGGCGTCAGCGACCGGATCAACGGCCTGACCGCCGGCGGCGACGACTATGTCACGAAGCCCTTCTCGCTCGAGGAGGTGATCGCCCGGCTGCGCGGCCTGCTGCGCCGCTCGGGCGCGACGACCGTGCGCCCCGACACCCAGATCGTGGTTGGCGACCTGATCCTCGACGAGGACTCGCACGAGGTGACGAGGGCGGGCGAGCCGATCCATCTGACCGCGACCGAGTTCGAGCTGCTGCGCTTCCTGATGCGCAACCCCAAGCGGGTGCTGTCGAAGGCGCAGATCCTCGACCGGGTGTGGAACTACGACTTCGGCGGCCAGGCCAACGTCGTCGAGCTGTACATCTCGTATCTGCGTAAGAAGATCGACGCCAACCGTGAGCCGATGATCCACACGATGCGCGGGGCGGGCTACGTGCTGAGGCCGGCCGCGGCATGA